One Magnolia sinica isolate HGM2019 chromosome 2, MsV1, whole genome shotgun sequence genomic window, TGATCTGTTACTGTTTCTCATCTTTGAAAGTTTCTATAACTCAAAGTTGTGGTTGTTGAAGTGGAATATTGGTCCATTGGATGTGCCCCATATGGTTCATGATCTGCACTTTGCTGCAACACTTGATTGAAGTCTTGACTGGCTGCAAACGACGACACCCACATCGAATTTCTTCCAATGCTCAGCAATGGAGCTGAAAATCACTAAAAATAGAGCAGGAAAAATATTCGGTAGTACATTCAGACTAATGAAGCAGAAACAACCTAATTGTAATTAACCTTCCTCAGCATTCATATTGAGGAACcatgctccaaattgcaattgcattactttcaagttggatttgaaaagAATCTATCtgtaatttgagggctactttctCATCATGAATACTAGGAAATTGGGATTTCATTACAATACTGTTTTTTTCAAAGGTATTTTGTTTTGCCATTTGTATCTAAATGTGAATTCGTTTCTTGTTTTCATTGTCATTTTGTCATTTGTCATTTCTTCAGTTCCTGTTTCAATTTCTAAAAAAGCATCTTTTAGTTGATGGTTTGTAATTACCTTGAATTAGCACCATTTATCCTGCtgagatttgtttttcctttcgtcATGCTCAATAATGTATTTAGACTCAAACTGTCCTTGTAGGGAACCTTTTGGAGAATTGAATTCCATTGTGGGGGCCAAAAGCTAATCATTCCTGTAAGCTAAATCTCATCCTGTGCACACTGTACTAATTTATCTTTACCTTCATGGTTGCTTAAATGCTCTAGAATTAAGTTTGACAATTGGGCTTCTACCCATGTTTGCATGTGTGGACACATTGGAAGTCATCACACAAACTATTTTAATCCTTGATGTGATGATCAGGTGTCATTTGATCAGGCATGGTACTATTTCTTTTGGATCCGGATCAAACTATTTGTCTTCTTGGTTTCTCTCAACAAATTGTGAAGAGAATAAAAgcttgttgggtttttttttttggtaggtttttataataattttttttgatACATAGGTttttataatattaatgctaacatattggcatgtgtgcatGTCTTGCTTTTTAGACATTTGAATCCTGTAATCGCGACTGGGGCATTAAtcatattggcatgtgtgcatGTCTTGCTTTTTAGACATTTGAATCTTGTAATCGCGACTGGGGCATTGATCATTTCATCGTCACTTTATTTTCTCCTCAAGGTTTTGTTACTCTTTCTATCAACCTTTATCATTGTTTCCTTgatgaagaaaataaaatttttcatAAATGTTGGTTGAAAGAAAGGAGCTGAGTTTGTCACTCTTTTCTCACTCATTTCATAAAGGAGGAGGACATGTTCTAGGGTGAGAAAAGCCAACACAATCATAAAAGAAAGGAATGATTTTTGATATGGGTTTTGTTTTTCATTGGATTAATGAACGTTTTTCAACCTTTTCTTTGATGGCTTTTCTTTGTAGGATCATACCGAAGACTCTCATGTGCAAAGAAGTAAGTAGATATGCCTTTCTTCTCTTGCTTCTTTCAACTATTCTCATTTTCTTATGCTGCTGAAAGATGTTCTTTAATGGCAGATTACAGGAGAAACAGAAGGAGAGGTGAAACCAGTGGCCGGCATGCATCAAAGGAAGGCAAAGATGTCCCGCCATTCCGACGCTTTCATCGCATTACTAGgttctattcttcttctctcaATAACCCATTTAATTAGATTCCTATCTTATTTCCTTTCCTATTTCAGGTGGGTATGGAACCTTAGAAGAGCTCTTGGAAGTCATCACCTGGGCTCAGCTAGGAATCCATAATAAACCCGTAAGCAATCTCTACTAACAGAAAATCACATACACGCAACATAGAAATACTTGTATCTTGAAGATGGGATATCTGTATGGGATATCTGTATGTATGTGTAGGTGGGTCTTCTTAGATAGAAGATATGATCACCTGGGCTCAGCTAGGAATCCATAATAAACCCGTAAGCAATCTCTACTAACAGAAAATCACATACACGCAACATAGAAATACTTGTATCTTGAAGATGGGATATCTGTATGGGATATCTGTATGTATGTGTAGGCGGGTCTTCTTAGATAGAAGATATGATTTACATGCTCGCTACTGTATAATGTTCATGAACAAGATGTCCATCTTAAcaaatatataattatttttgcaaaaagaaaaaagtgaacgAAAAAAAagatatggtttttttttaaaatttttttattgctGCTATTTATACTCTGAATCATTGCAGAAGGATGTTAGAGGGGTGATGCCTGACATGTACGACTTCAACAATGACATTTGGTTGTGCCACTCCTTTGGAGGCCAATGCTACAATTTGATAGCATTCGTAAATTGCAGCTGATTCCTTTTTATATAAATCTAATGAAATGATTGAATTCTGATTAACCTATCTGATTAACAACAACCTGCTATTAATGTGCTGAAAGAAATTCAAGTTTTCCTTGATGCCAACCCTTTGGAGATCATTACAATCTTCATAGAAGATTATGTCACATCACCTCAAGGCCTAACTAAGGTATTCAATGCCGCTGGCCTTAGGAAATTTTGGTATCTGGTATCAGGGATGCCTAAAAATGGGCAAGATTGGCCCATCATCGATGATATGATTAGTAAGAACCAGCGTTTGTTGGTATTCACCTCAAAATCAGCCAAGGAGGCTTTTGAAGGCATTGCCTATGAGTGGAGATATATTGTAGAAAACCAATGTAAGCCCTGTTTTCTCTGCTTTCATAAATGTATATCCCATGCAGATCTTGCAGTGGAACTATCATAGATGGATAgatgatttaaatatttttttttttttttttaatgtagaaaTTTAGTACctgctttgctaagcccacatgcatccaTCACTGATGTTATAGCCGTGCATAACATGGGCCCGGCCGGGTAGATGATGTGGCCTGAGAATCAGGCTTGTACACTCATTGGGCAGGCCACGTGCTTTAGTTGGATGTGGACTCCTGGTAATTCTTTTAAAATGTTCATTGTTCTTTTTTTAAATGTGTGTTCCACCTGACGAGTGAACTGGCGTGATTTTCAGGCCTGGCTATTTATTAGCGTGGACCACTTGACGCATGCTCTAATGCTTTCCGCAGGTTGGCGAATGTGGCCTCATGAGGAGGTCTGCACTGTTAATGAAATttagtaaaaatataaaatttctgtGTTTTCTCCTTGAATCAATTTGCTTTTGGAGATAAAATGAAAttgatataaaatacatcaaaataggaaGCATTGTCCAATTTCAATTTCTGATGCATAGGAGTATAAACATGTGAAGCTATCGCTGATTCTCTTTTTATTGGTTTGGGTGATTGGGTTGAAACTGCAGATGGTGACAGTTGGATGAAGGCGAGTTCTTATCCTAATCATGCGAAATCATCTCCCAAGAACACAACAACAAGATCCTTTGTTTTAGAGAACTATTTCCTTGACAATCCTAATTTAGCAACAGCTAATAAGGACAACTCAGCTCCACTTACTAGCATGACTGGTACATGTCATGAAGCAGTAGGAAAACGATGGCCCAACTTCATTGCTGTCGATTTCTACAAGGTAATGCATGAGATCTCACTTTCATTAAAGATGGAAATGGAAACATGATAAAgaattgtgtttcttttatatgcatttgggtctttgttcatggttttatatatatatatatatatatttatttaattttattatttttaaattctttagTACATGTGCCTATTTGTATGTGGATCTTGTGTTGCAGAGAAGCGATGGAGGGGGAGCCCCACAAGCCCCATcggataatcctagccatccgttttttctttctttctttctttctttttggactTTTGACTATAAAAACATGTATGCTTTGGGATGAGTCACTGTTTGCCTAGTTGGTTTCATTTGTTGTTGAATTGCACACTGAAACCGAGTTTTAAGAACCTTGCTTCTAGCTGAGGTGAAACAGTATAAGAACCATAGACTAGGTCTGTCTTGATACATGTAAGAGTATTTTAGAAGTTTCAATGTTTTTTGTTGACTCCTGACTCACTTGATAGTTTATACTACCAGATGTATTGTAGATTGTTTTTTTCTCTCCATTTTACTCTTTGAATGCAGTGGTTATTAATCAGTGGTTATTTTCTTAGGCCCATTCCAGATAGTAAATCACTGTCTTATGCCTAACTTTTCAATCATTTCCTATTGGTTCCAAAGGCAGGAGAAagcttttcttatattttttgaGTTAAGCATTTCTGCTGGCTAGGCTGATGCTAGGCCTTTTTATTGGCTATGCGCTTGCAGGTAATTTCAGAGAATTACCAAATTCTCTGACAATCACACTATATTTTTTCTGGGTGCAATCTGCAGGCAGAAGCACTCGGTTAAACAAATGGGGGCCCTATTCTTACTAATAATTGCTGCCATACTTCTAAGCTTTGGAGAAGGTTCTGGCAGGGATTCTCGTGGCACTAACCCAGATCAAGTTCTCTTTCATGGAATCATTCCTGTTTTAGTTGCTTCTGTGCTCTCTGGTCTGGCTTCTTCTCTCCGTCAATGGGCTTCTTAGGTTAGACTCCTTTACATtcctccattttctccattttcttctatCCTTTCTATATTGTTTCCTTTTGGTGCAGGTGAAGAAACACAGCTCATGCTTAATGACTGTGGAAATGTCTATAGTTGGAAGCCTGTCAGTGGGCTTCTTCTCTCTGTCAGTGGGCTTCTCAAGTTAGACTCCTTTACATtcctccattttctccattttctccattttcttctatCCTTTCTATATTGTTTCCTTTTGGTGCAGGTGAAGAAACACAGCTCATGCTTCATGACTGTGGAAATGTCTATAGTTGGAACCTGTGCTTATTGGCAAGTATGTCTAAGTCTCCAGATGGAGAAGCCATCAGATAGCATGGGTTTTTTCATGGTTGGACCGCATTGACTGTGGTAATTGTCTCCTCTATCTGATTTTCTCCTTGAAATACTATTTGATCCTTGGCCCAGGGATACTTACTGTATAAGCCttgaatttgtacaagtggggcctgtGGTTCAGTCTTTGAGACCATTGCTATGATGGGAGgcacagtggatggaccatgccccaaatatagcaagattgggaagaCCCACCAACCCAAATTTGGCATTTTCTGTTGAATTTAGATTGCCACTCTAGTTCTTTCTTAGCCATCTATCTGAGGACACTACATGCTTAGACCAAGGATCATATGATTTCTTAATTTTCCGGTgcatttaggggtcatttggatgcctggaaGTTTTATTAGTTGTCAAGGGTTTATAGGCAACCCCACTTAAAGGTGGTGTTTGGACAGAAAATTTCACCTGTAAGCGAGTTACAAGCTGTAAGTCACTCACAACTTTTTTAGTGCATTTGAAATCCTAAGCAAAAGAAGTGATTTCACTTGTATGCAACTTACACCTGAAACTCACTCTCAAGCGTAATGTCTTTTTGGTTTGCGTTCTCTTCATTTTCAACCGCATGATAGATTATGCTTGCCTGTCATAGgttaatttaaaacttctaaaatcAATCTATCTGTCACTTCAATCGCCCAGTTACTTTTAGCCGTACGTGGGCTATGTTTTCATCATGTGCTCTTACATTGTCTTGCTTGAACATGTGTCTCCACTCCTCAAGCTTCATTCTGAATTCCTTCACATCGCTAGAATTTGGCTGATTAAAAAAAGTCAGTCATTATAATGCACACAGCATTACAGCCAGATTTTCTGGATTTTGCTGAATAATAATAAGATTCTTTGGAAGATATTGAGAAGAGAGTCAAgagcacaaaaaataaaataaaataatcatataatataTGAGAATCGTCCCACAATCATATCTTTCAGTAAAGGCAGTGAGAAAACTCCTTAGAAATGGAAGCTAAGAGAATAAAACAAACAGAATAGAAGAGATGGAAAGATTTCCAATTCAGACAAATTTAAAGCACTTTCAAGAAGAAAATTAGTGGTTGcttgaaaatagaaaaagagTATGCATAATGCAACATGAGTACACAGCACATGATATGTACCATTAGATTATAATTccaactaaaaattataaaaacataTGCTCATTGTGAAGATTTATAGAAAGGTTCTGTTCTGTTATCATTTCTTACTCAAAAATTTTAGATTTCATAGTAATAGGTTGCATCTGTCCTGACCTACTAGTTTGAttgaaattctgaattttctGCTTCTTTGTATTTAATGATTCATTGTgaattttgtttgaaattttatCTCCTTAGTCCActatatgatttttcaattttcctcACAACATCAGATCTTCACTTATACGAGAAGAAATCAATTTTCCGatacatgcttttgttttcaggagtaacatggcgtggaagaatctactaacactatttaatggaaattctaatactaacatctaattgggTTGTTGTTGACACATGCAGTTTTTAATCTGACCACAGCTTGTTTGTGTGTTTCGTGGGGGTTGAGAGACACGAGCCATCTATAGCGTGTAGCATTATTATGTAACCTAAAAGatgattaatttaaaaataggacaaatataataaatgctgaaaaaaaaggaaaaaaatataaatatgaaaaaaaaggAAGGACAAATATAAATATTCCTAAAAgatgattaattttattatttataagcatcttcaaacaagttattagttatcatttttcaaaagcctatccacatatataagccaaatcaaataattagcacatcaacaactttctaatcaAGCCACTCTAATTAATAATGTTTGATGAAACCACAAGTcataattatgaaaagaaataaaaatctcataggttaaaattatcaagtacaatacaagtgtcacattcctcaacattagatacaaagaaaacgtgaagaaaataaaatagtaaaaaaatacattatagCTTACGCTATGCGCTACATATCTATAGGATACGCTACGACCCC contains:
- the LOC131237869 gene encoding PI-PLC X domain-containing protein At5g67130-like encodes the protein MPDMYDFNNDIWLCHSFGGQCYNLIAFQPAINVLKEIQVFLDANPLEIITIFIEDYVTSPQGLTKVFNAAGLRKFWYLVSGMPKNGQDWPIIDDMISKNQRLLVFTSKSAKEAFEGIAYEWRYIVENQYGDSWMKASSYPNHAKSSPKNTTTRSFVLENYFLDNPNLATANKDNSAPLTSMTGTCHEAVGKRWPNFIAVDFYKRSDGGGAPQAPSDNPSHPFFLSFFLSFWTFDYKNMYALG
- the LOC131237868 gene encoding cytokinin riboside 5'-monophosphate phosphoribohydrolase LOG1-like; translated protein: MIFDMGFVFHWINERFSTFSLMAFLCRIIPKTLMCKEITGETEGEVKPVAGMHQRKAKMSRHSDAFIALLGGYGTLEELLEVITWAQLGIHNKPVSNLY